Below is a genomic region from Oscillatoria salina IIICB1.
TCGCGACAAGTTAACTTCAATGGAGGATTCAATTATGGCTATTCTCAGTGATTTTGTTAGTGTAATGGAGAACAAAAACTTTGATGTCCAAATTGGTGATAGCAAAAATCGCAACGGTTGGACAGAACCATTTAAAACTGGTCGCCGCCGCGCCAATGATACTGCATTTATCACTTTTATGGTCAAAGGTATGACCCTGACTAATGAAAATGCCAATGTATTTATTAATGACCGAAAGGTTGGTGTGCTGTTCAATAATAAAGGTGGAAATCCTAACCACTGGCAAACTCAAACTATCGCCTTAAGTGGCTCAGATTTGAACGATGGTGAAAATGTGCTGCGAGTTGAGCCAGTATCTAATCCGGGTACTAGCGGGGGGACTTTCGATGATTTCTTTATCCGGAATGTGTATTGTCACTTCCATCAAAATTCCTAGATTGCTTTGAAAAAGAAGCTTTTTCCTACTTCTTTAAAAGCTTTGGGTGGGTATTGCTTGCTCACCCAGAAACAAATTCTTTTCCTTGAGGAAAATTATATCTGTCCATTCTGGAGAACTAAGCTCGTGAAACGAACCGTAATTAGAATTTGTCTTATCCTTCTACTGGCTTTTCCACTGTTGAGTTTAAACGCAACTGCATCAACTCTAGTTTCCCCCGAATCTGGTCATCAATTAAAATCTACTACTCAGATGCAGCTTGCTTTGGCAGAAACCTCAGACACTACTCCTACGCAGTTTTGGTGGTTACAAGGTGTTTCTCCTGACCAAATCAAAGACAAGCTTAAACAAGGGTATCGAATTGTTGACCTAGAAGTAGAGTCTACCAATCCCTATCGTTTTAGCACTGCAATGGTGAAAAATGAGGGGATCTATGCCAAAAAATGGTGGTGGTACTATGGTTTAACTTCATCAGCAGTTAAAGAAAAACTCTCGCAAAACAAAGCTCGAATTATTGACTTACAAGTTTATCGGGTTAACGGTCAAAAACGCTATGCAGTCGTTCTTGTCTCTAACACAGGCTCGGATGCTAAGGCTTGGTGGTACTATACTGACCTTTCTTTTGATGAGATGATGGCAAAAGCTAGGGATAATAATGCACGCCTTGTTGACCTTGAGACTTATGTTGTCGGTAATAAGCAACTCTTTAGTGGTGTAATGATTAGAAATACCGGTGCAGACCGCAAGGCGTGGTGGGTATATTCCAATAAATCACCTGCTTTTATTAGCTCAAAACTCCAAGAAAATAACGCCCGATTAATTGATATCGAGAAACGTGGCAACAATACTTTTACCGTTATTATGGAGCGCTCTGAAGGTCAAGGTTGGTGGTGGTACTACGGTAAAAGTGCAGCCCAAGTTAACGAACTGTGGCGACAAAATGGGGCAAGAATTTTTGACATTGAACCCTACACAGTTAACGGACAGAAACGTTTTGCCGTTCTGATGCTTAACAATTCCAACGCACTAACGACCCGGATTGGCGAGATGCTGCGAGACAATACTAATGGGGCTGTAGGATTACATCTCCAGCGAACAAACGGACAAGTTCTCGCCTCGTTGCAAAGTGATAGGGTGTTCTATCCAGCCAGCACAATTAAAGTTTTAGAACACCTCCATGCCATGCGTGCAGTTGCAGCAGGGGATGCAGATTTAGACGCGACAACACTGAGAGTTTATCCTGATGTTAAAGATAGCTGTTCTGAGCGACATAGTGGTCAAAACTTCAATAGTGAAACTCTCAGAGAAGCTTTAGAAAAGATGATGAAATCGTCTAATAACCAAAGTACCAACGCGATTCAGGAGTTGTTTGGTAACGGTGATACCGCTCGGGGTAGAGAGGTTATTAATCGGATGGCTCATAATGTTGTCGGTATGAGTAATGATACTGCCATCAATCATAAATTTGCTTGTGGCGGACCGAATAACAATCCTGCCAATCAACTGACCCTCAAAGATATAACCTTACTCTATCAGCAGATAGCAACTAATTCAAATGTTCTTGACCCTAAAACACGAACTACTTTTTACCAACTCATGCTTGGTAAAACCAACAACTTGTTCAATTTCGTAGAGACGGTAATTGATGACGAAGCTAGCAAAATTGGTGTTACAGGCACAGATTTGCAGTCATTTAAGTCTCAAATTGAGATGGCATATAAGGCGGGAAATATCCCCTATAATTCTCAGATTAATTCCCACATCTCAATTGCTGGTTGGATTGAGATTCCTTTTAAAAATAGAACGCAGATTGTTCCTCGACAATATACCTTCGGTATTTTTGTTGATGAGGCAACCCAAAATTCAGTTAATCTTGCGTCCGTGACCGCCGAACTACTTCGAGAGGAAATTCGTGCTGCACTGAAGACCTTTTAAAGCTCATTACGGGGGAGAAATTAGCTCCCCCTTGGCTCAGATTACTTCGTTAATTAGATAAGTACAAGGAATGAATAGAAGATTGCCAAACAGAATATTAGTTCACGAAAACTAAAAGAGTAAGCTCTATTCGTCAGAAAACTTGCAATAGATATCGAAATCAATACTGAGATGACGTTCAACTAACTTTTGCATTAACTCTGGCGATAGAGACAGACCTCGGTTCCAATCATTGAGAAAGATACCACAAAATACATTACCAGAGAAACTACGCAATTCTTCCCAGACAGTAAGTGGAACAGTTATACACTCAAGCAAACGAGTAATTTTTGTCTCTAAAACACCTGTATCTTCTTTGTCACCCTTGAGTATCCAAGCACCAGTTTGAGCAATGTGATGAGAACTTTTACTCCCAATAATATCACCTTTGCGGTAGGCTTTGCTAGGTTGACATTTCAGCAAAGCCGAGATTTCCTCTGGATTCAAATTATCGCCCAAAAAGCGTAATGATACTTTGACAGTTTCTACCGAACCACCGACACTAATAACATTGTTATCAGATTCTGGAGCTAGGAAATTTGGCTTTATTTCATCCATTATTTCAGCTTCCTTACTTCACTAAATATTTTCCTTTGAGTCAAAACTAAAGTTAATTCGTCATCATTCTTTTTTCTAAATTTAATTTAATTTCACGACAAAACTCGACGGAAATAGTCACGATATAAACGGCATCGAGGTACTACTTGATTTCCTTTTCGTTGCACTAATCCTAAACTATGTAACTTATATATTTTTAGAGAATCTAGTTCAACTGGTTCATTAGCGTTAACAACAATTTTGAATGCTTCAGCTAATTCCGGTACTTGTTTTAAAGCTAGCATTTGCCCTCGTAAATGATGGTTATAAATTCCTGATTCGTCAGATGCTTCCGATAAGATTTGTTCTAACTCTATTTCAGCAGAACTAAGATAATATATGGTTAGACGTAATAAATAAGGATGTCCTCCTATTACTGCCATTATTTGCTTGATTTGATGATGATGCCAATTTAATCCATGCAGACGAATTAAACTATTTACTTGTTGTTCATTGAATTCGTTTAATTCTATTGGAATTCCCGCATTAAAGGGAGATTGATTAATATCTAAAGGGATATAAATTTCTGTTGAGTGAGCAATAATTAATCGTAGTTTTTGCCAAAGCTGCGACATTTTCCCTTTTTCATGCCAGCTTCGTAACATTCCGAAAAAATCTTCGATTACTTCTGTATGAGGAAAAAGGCGATCTACTTCATCTAATGCTAGTACCAAAGGTGCATTTATTTCTGCTAGTAAATATTCTTCAAAGTATCCGGTACAATTATCATTACTTCCTAAAATGTCTGTATCCCAATATTCATTGAGATGATTAGATAAATTTAACTGCTTGCTGGTTTTTAAGCATAACCAACGCAGAAATTTATCTAAATTAGTTAAAATTCCTCTGTCTACACTACCTAAGTTTAGATAGACAGCTTGATATTTTTGGTTGGTTGCTTCGGCTAAAATCCTCGTAATTAAAGAAGTTTTTCCCATTAACTTAGGTGCTTTAATCCGAAGTAGCGAACCAGGTTTCATAATGGTCGCGTAGCTAAGTAATTCTATTTGTTCTCGTTGTAAGTAAAAGGGAGAATATAAAGGTACTGAGCCTTCGGGAAAGGTGATTTTGCTAACTGGAGATGAAGTTTTTTCTTGGGTGGCAACCTGAGCGGTGTTTAAACTTTTTTTCGCTCTTTTTAAAGCTTCCTTAAAGTTACTCTTGGTTACTTTCTCTGGTAAACAATTAGAAAGTTTTTTCCAAAGTTTGTTGCCAACATCTTTATTAAGATATTCAGGACTATAACCATATTTCTCTGCCATCTCATAATAAGTTTTACCTTGCCAAGCATCTTGAAGAATTTTGGCTTCCAAATCAGTAAGGTGTTTACCTGTATTTTTGCTTAAAAGCTGATTAACAACTTCTTTTGCGTTTTCCCAAGAAAAATTGGTTTCTAAATCAGTATCATCTGAGAAATTAGTGCTTTGATTTAAAGAAGATAATGCTTGAAGAGTTTGAGTATTCATGGGATAATTTAATTGTCTATAGAGAATAAGTTGCTAATGAAATCAATTAGCTCCGGATTTTTTAGCTTAGGAGTTTGTGGAATTGCTTTGATTAGAGATTAATTTTTTTCGAGAAAAAAATATTGGAGTTTGAGAAATTATTATTTACACGAGTTACGTGATGAATTTCGTCCATGCTATCACAATGAAAAAATAAGTGCTATGTCTTTCGAGGAAGAATCACTGTTGTGAATTTCAATGATGAAAAGACCCTGGTTAAAATTAAGGATATTTTCACTGTTTGCAGGTTATAGTCTGATTTTGCCTGTATTAATTATTATGTCTGAGGAGATTGAAGTATGCAGTTACAGTAAATTTGTTCTCTACAAATAGTTAATTTTGGGCAGATAAGTTAAGCTGAGTAATGGTTTTGTCAATCCCAGAAATGCGGTATGATATTGCAGCCTTGGGCTAGAATATAAGCGAGCTCCTATTGGGCAGTTCAGATGCGATCGCCTAAACTAGATAGCTAACAAATTGTTTGTGTAAGAGAATCACTCCCACGGGAAAACAGTACAAACAATCTCCATCACTTTTTCCGCTTCCGTTTCGACTTGGGTGGTGTACGATGTGCGCCAAAATATTTTTCACTGCGATAGCGTAACCAAACTCTTAACTGCTGAGGAATCTGCTCTTTTTGCTCTTTAGTTAAAGTATTGTAAAGCGCTAAAGCGCGTTCTCTTTCTCCACGACAGGCGGCATTATTATGATTATCCCAGTAACCACGAGCTACCCGAATCCGCCGACAGACTTCCTTAATAAGTGCTTCTCCTGTGAGAGGTTTTTCTGGCTTTGCCATATTTAGAGAGAGAATCACTGCTTTCCCTATTCTAAACCATTTAATTAGTAGTAATATTACTTCGTAAACAGTTTTAACAGTTTCTTTCTTTTGGATACTGGTGTAAAACAATAGAAGAGATTAGTCAAATGATAGAAAACATAATCAAAAAATCTACATTATTTTAAGCTTGAGAAATTCTTAAATTACCTGAGAAAATCGACAAGTGAACTATACTTAAATTACTGAAAGCATCTACTAGCGAATTAAACCAATTTAACTGTATTTGCCTTCAACTGCCATGAATCGAGATGCTCTCATCGTAGGAATTAATCAGTATCCCTTCCTCCAAGATAGTCCGACAAGCCCTCCAAAAAACCTCAAAAGTCCTGCTAGTAGTGCAGAAGCGATCGCACAACGTTTAGAAGAGTATGGTGGGTTTCGAGTGCGACGACTGCCGGAAACGATTCAGAATGGGCAGCGCCTTATCGATTCAGAATCAGCCAAGTTGGATGCAGATACTCTAGAGGATGCCATTGTCCAACTGTTTAATCCAGTCGGGGATAACGTTCCAGAAACGGCACTGTTGTATTTTATCGGTCATGGGCAGCGCAAGGAACGGGGTGGAGTCACAGAAGGGTTTTTAGCTACCAGTGATGTGAGTCCGAGGAAAAAGCGGTGGGGAGTTTCCCTGCGATGGTTGCGGGAACTGTTACAAAAGAGTCCGGTGCGGCAGCAAATTGTTTGGCTAGATTGCTGCTTTGCTGGCGAGTTGCTCAATTTTACGGAAGCAGATTTGGGAACAGTAGGTCAAGGTCAGACAAGGTTTTTGATTGCCGCAGCACGGGAATTTGAACGGGCAGAAGAAGATATTCAGGGACAGCATGGGGTATTCTCTCGGACACTTTGGGAGGGACTCGACCCCAGACGACAGCCGCAGGGTGTGGTTAATAATGATAGGTTGATTGAGTATATTGACCAGACGCTCAAAGGCACTCCCCAGCAACCGATTTGGTACAACCCCAACTATGAAATTCTTCTGACAGGTAAACGAGAGCAAGTTTTTCTTCCTACTCCAGATGAGATTTGTCCCTACAAGGGGTTGCGCTTCTTTGATGTTGACGATGCTCCCTATTTTTATGGACGGGAAGCGTTGACTCAAAAGCTGATTGAGCGAGTGCAGATAGGTAAGGGAAATTTTCTGGCGGTGCTGGGAGTTTCTGGGAGTGGTAAGTCTTCATTACTCCGGGCTGGGTTGATTTATCAGTTGCAGCAGGAACGGAGGTTGCCGGGAACGGAGCAATGGAAGATTCGGATTTTTACGCCAGGGGAACAACCGTTGGTGAGTTTAGCGACGGCGTTTCTGGATGAGGAAGTTACAGATATTGAGCGTGCGGGACAGCTAAGGGAGGCAGAAGAGGCAATTAAAGAGGGAGCAAAGGGTTTAGCAAGGTTGATTAATGTTTCAAAATCACCGCGCACGTTATTGATTGTGGATCAATTTGAAGAAGTTTTCACACCATCTGTCAAAGCCAATCACCGACAGCAGTTTATCTCGACCTTGTTGGGTGCGCTCAAACAAACAGGGGATAAGCTTTGCCCGATCTTTGCAATGCGAGATGATTTTTTGGGTAAGTGTGCGGCTTATCGGGAATTAGCTGATTTAATTCAGGCAAATTTGCTGATGGTGACACCGATGAGCGCCCAGGAGTTAAGACAGGCGATTGTTGAACCTGCAACGAAACTGGGGCGGAAGGTTGAGGAGAATTTGATAAGTGCCATCCTTAAAGATTTGGGAGTGGAGGTGCAGTCTTCAAATGAAGCAGAGAAGATACCGGAACCAGAGCCGGGAATGCTGCCTTTGTTGGAATATACCTTAGAGCAGCTTTGGCAACGGCAGACTTTGAATTGGTTAAAGTTAGACAGTTACAACCAATTGGGTAGAGTACAAAAAACTCTAGAAAATCTGGCAGAAGAGGCTTATAAGGGGCTTTCCCTTGAGGAACAGCAGGTGGCTGACCAGATTTTTATCAAGTTGACTCAATTAGGAGAAGGAACGCCGGATACTCGCAAACAAATGCCTCAACGAGATTTGGTTACTCAAGCCCAATCAGCACAGTTGATGGAACAGGTAATCCAGAAGTTAGCTCAGGCAAAGTTGATTGTCACCAGCGAGCAAAGGAAAGGTCAAGATCGGGTAGCGGTGGTGGATGTGGCGCATGAGGCGTTGATTCGCCATTGGTCAAGGTTAAGGGAATTGTTGGATAATAACCGAGAGGCGATTAGGACTGAGCGGAAGATTCAGACGGCGGCTGAGGAGTGGCGAGAGAAGGATAAGTCTAAAGATTATTTATTGACAGGGTTGAGGTTGGGTGAAGCTGAGAGTTTTCTTCAAAATGAAGTGGATATTGTTCCTTTGTCCAGTTTAGCTGAGAAATTTATTCAGGAAAGTCAGAAAGAGCGCGATCGCCTTCAAGTAGAAAAAGATCGCCAACGTCGCCAAACGATTCTTCGACTGACTGGGTTTTCTATTTTTGCTTTGATTTTAGCTGGAATCGCTGGAATAGGATGGTGGCGTACTCTGATTGCTGAGAAGAATTCACAGCTTATAGCCCGTAGTCAGTCTTCAGAAGCTCTATTTGCTTCAAATCAGGAGTTTGATGCACTTTTAGAAAGCATTAGAACCGCCAAACAAATTCAAAAACAAACAAAAATAGAAAGATTTTTATTTGGAATCAAACCTACTACCGAGATGCAGGTCAAAGGAGCTTTATTTCAGGCTGTTTATGGAGTTAGAGAACTCAATCGCTTTGAAGGTTACGATCGGCACTTTATGCGTGTTTCATTTTCCTCTGATGGAAAAAGTATTGCTGCTGCTAGTGAGGATGGTAGGATCAAACTTTGGAATTTAGATGGAGGCGAGAAAGCAACTATTGAAAACAAATATAATTCGGGAGTCAGAAATGGAAATTATTTAGTTAGTAGTGTTAGCTTCAGTCCACAAAGTAATCTTATTGTTGCTGCTTCTGAAGATGGTAATCTCAAAATTTGGAATTTTGAAGGTCAAGAAATTGATTCATTGAAACATCAGCTTCAAGACATTCTTTTAACCAGTATTAGTTCTGATGGGACAACTATTGCTGCTATTAATATTGATGGAAAAATTAAAGTTTGGAAAAGGGATACTCAAGAAAATTATTCCTTTCAACTCTTTTTAGAACCAGATTTTCCTTATGTAAGCGCTTTCAACTTTAGTGTTGATGGTAATCCGATCGCTGCTGCTGGTGAGAATGCTATTGGTGAGAATGCTATTAATTATACTGTTAAAATCTGGAATCTTGAGGGTCAAGACCCCATTATTTTAAATCCTAATTGGACAGTTACCAGTCTAAATTTTAGTCCTAATTCTGATACAATTATTTTGACAGAAGGTTCAGAAGTAACATTTTGGAGTTTAGAGGGAGAGAAATTTGACGATTTCTCTGATTTTGGCGTTACAGGATCGGTTTTTAGCCCTGATGGTAGCAGAATTGCTACTTTTGGTAGTAATATAGGCGATATTAAACTCTGGAATAATTTTAATGGTCGATGGGAAATTGAAGCAACTTTAATTGGACATAGCTATACTATTCATGATGTGAGTTTTAATCCTATTAATAGTAATATGCTGGTTTCTGTGAGTGCGGATAACACTGTTAAAGTCTGGGATCTCGAAGGAGTCCAACCCGCAAAATTTAGAACAGTGAATGGTTCTTTAGGAAATATAAGTCTGAGTCCAAATGGTAAATTTATTGCGACAGTAAATGCTGATAGATCTCTAAAAATTTGGGATTTAGAGGGTAATCTTCAAAAATCTTTTTCTGAAGAAATTTCTTCTTTTAGTAAAATAACTTTTAGCTCCGACGGTAAAAAGATAGTTTCCAGTCACCGTAATAAGGTTCAAATTTGGCATACTGAAACTGGAGAAAATCAAATAATTATTGAGCAAAAATTACCGAGAAGACCAAGCCAACGTAATGATTTTGGGAGAGCTAATTTTGGTAAAAAAGATAGGATTATTACAGTAGGACAAGAAGATGGGACTGTGAAAATTTTATCTCTTGATGGGAGAGTAATTGAAACTCTCAAAGGTGGAGGAAAAATAGTTATTTATAGTCCGAACGGTAACATATTAGCTTCTGCTAGCAAAGATAAGACGATCAAACTTTGGACTGCTGAAGGATTAGTATACGAAGAATTACCTCCTTTAATTGGAAGTGATTCTGAGATTACCAGTTTGGTTTTTAGTCCAGATAGCAAAACTTTAATAGCTGGAAATGAAAATGGGAATATTCTAATTTGGAAGCTTGCGGATAGAAGCTTAAAAATACTTCAAGGACATACCAATTCTGTTGGGAGTTTAAATTTTCGACCGGATGGTTTAATTTTTGTTTCAGGAAGTGGAAGTAGTGCGAAAAGCGATGCAGGGATCGTTAAATTTTGGAGTCTTGATGGACAAGAACTTAAATCTTTGAAAACCAATAGTTCTACAGTTCGGAATCTTAATTTTACTCCTGATGGTCAAACTTTAATCTATGGTGATGGTGGGAACGTCAATCTGTGGAATTTAGATTTAAATTATCTATTGAATAAAGGTTGTAATTGGGTGCGTGGTTATTTAAAGCATAACCTTACGATTAGTGAAACAGATCGCCATCTCTGCGATGGCATCGGAACTGCTAATTAAGGTACACAACTTACTCGTTTTTCGCTTCTCCCCCCGGCAAACTACTCAAACTGCGACTCGCCACATCTGCACTCAATCCCCAAAGCACCAAACCCCAATAATCAGCAAATGGCTCGGCTCCAAACGTTCCCCCATTCTCCACATACAAAGCGCGAATTCCCACCACGGATAACCCAAATAACAGCGCCAACGACAATAATGGTCGCACCACCCAATAGGTTGCTTCTGCTCGCACTGCACCAGAAACACCAGAAAAGAAAACAAGCGATCGCCTCAACCACACTACCCACATCGGCAAAGCTGGCGCTTTCTGAGCCTGAGTTTGCACCGCATGACCAACTGCTACCACCGCTTCCTGAGCCTCTCGAAGGGTTTCCATTATGGCTGCATCCGGCTTATTCTCCGAACCCATCATCGTCGTTCCCAACTTCACTACCTCAGACTGAATTTCTTCAAGTAGCACTTTCGCTTGCTCCAATCCTTTTTCATCCGACGACAATCCAATCAGCGATCGCGCTTCAGCAATCTTTTGCAGTATCTCCTTCACCTTGGGATGCTGCTGTTTCGGTTCCAACTTCTGCTCCATCATGCGTAATCGCTTCAAGCAGTCGAGACGAACGGCGATCGCATCTACCTCTGCCTTTACCCCATCCAAGTCCATCTGATAAACTGACTGGCGAACTTGGTTAACCATTGGCATCAACATTTCGCAGTCTTCCGGGTTAGCTTCACTCATCTGTAACTCTAGCTTATTTACCTCCCCCAAAGCCTCAGCTTGAGGAATCCCCTTCTCCTGCATATACTTAAACAACCTGCCCAAAATAATTCCCACCAATAACACCAGAAGTGGTATCAATGGACCTGAGCGCATACTCAAATTTATCGGAATCTTCAGCATCTCCTCTCCCCCTTCCAGCGTCAGGTAAACTGCTCCCGTATAGCGGTCGGGGGGAATTTGCGATCGCTCCCACTTTAACGGTAAGCGAACGATTTGATTAGCAGCCAGTGTTTCTGGAGTTGGAGGTGGTTCAACCTCAGTTTCAGTAATTTGATATCCCGTCTGCTTACCTACTAAAACCACCTCTGCATTGGTCAGAGAAACCGATGCCTCAACTGGGTTGTTAAATCGTAGCAACCATTGATTCTGAAAAGCATTCGCCGGAAGCAAAACGCGAGCTAAGGCACAGTCGAACAACCAGCTACAATGAACTAACTGAAGCTGTAGCTGTTCTGAATCTGGCAATGCCACTAAATTTGGTCTAGCTTTTGCATTGACCGTGAGTGGAATCACCACAGCTTCTGAACGCAGTTGACCCGATGGTAATAGCTCAATTTGACCCTCATAAATTCCTGGCGCTTGGATAGCACTTACCTTTACCTGAAAATCCTTTGGTACTCCTGCTTCTAGCTGAGGTTCCCCAATTAACTCGATCTGCTGGCGTGTAATTTTTTGAGCCGTATCCTTGCGCTTCAAATCAGAGGGTAGGAAAGTAAAAGAAACTACATCCTCTTCAGGCACAGTTAATCGTAGATTACCAATAAACCCATTCTCCTCCCCCAACCATCCCGTAATTTCCAAAGGTTTATCAGTAGTATCAACATCGATTGTTTGTCCTAAAGCAGAGCTAGGAAAAACCAGCAAAATAATTAAAGCAACACCACCAACAAAGCGTTTCACAATCGACCTCAATTAATTAAACCAACAGCATGGGAGAGAACAATTTCGTGCGCTGCATATAGCGAGTACACTAAACCCAAGGGATTTAACTTCTCTCGCAATAATTCCTGGCGCACTCTTAGCATAGCCTGTCCTAAAGGCTCTCCCTTAAATAAACGTGGTAAAAGCGCAGCCGCATAAGATTCAGCAAACATTTCCGGAACCGGACATTCCGTACCAATAACACCGCACGCACCAGCCACTCGAAAGTCATCAATCAAACTCATATAGCTTTCTGGAGTATAATCTCCCGTCGCACAACCATTAAGAAATACCAGGGGATGGTGCGACCATTTCAATTGGGAAGCTTC
It encodes:
- a CDS encoding DUF4279 domain-containing protein yields the protein MDEIKPNFLAPESDNNVISVGGSVETVKVSLRFLGDNLNPEEISALLKCQPSKAYRKGDIIGSKSSHHIAQTGAWILKGDKEDTGVLETKITRLLECITVPLTVWEELRSFSGNVFCGIFLNDWNRGLSLSPELMQKLVERHLSIDFDIYCKFSDE
- a CDS encoding nSTAND1 domain-containing NTPase, which produces MNRDALIVGINQYPFLQDSPTSPPKNLKSPASSAEAIAQRLEEYGGFRVRRLPETIQNGQRLIDSESAKLDADTLEDAIVQLFNPVGDNVPETALLYFIGHGQRKERGGVTEGFLATSDVSPRKKRWGVSLRWLRELLQKSPVRQQIVWLDCCFAGELLNFTEADLGTVGQGQTRFLIAAAREFERAEEDIQGQHGVFSRTLWEGLDPRRQPQGVVNNDRLIEYIDQTLKGTPQQPIWYNPNYEILLTGKREQVFLPTPDEICPYKGLRFFDVDDAPYFYGREALTQKLIERVQIGKGNFLAVLGVSGSGKSSLLRAGLIYQLQQERRLPGTEQWKIRIFTPGEQPLVSLATAFLDEEVTDIERAGQLREAEEAIKEGAKGLARLINVSKSPRTLLIVDQFEEVFTPSVKANHRQQFISTLLGALKQTGDKLCPIFAMRDDFLGKCAAYRELADLIQANLLMVTPMSAQELRQAIVEPATKLGRKVEENLISAILKDLGVEVQSSNEAEKIPEPEPGMLPLLEYTLEQLWQRQTLNWLKLDSYNQLGRVQKTLENLAEEAYKGLSLEEQQVADQIFIKLTQLGEGTPDTRKQMPQRDLVTQAQSAQLMEQVIQKLAQAKLIVTSEQRKGQDRVAVVDVAHEALIRHWSRLRELLDNNREAIRTERKIQTAAEEWREKDKSKDYLLTGLRLGEAESFLQNEVDIVPLSSLAEKFIQESQKERDRLQVEKDRQRRQTILRLTGFSIFALILAGIAGIGWWRTLIAEKNSQLIARSQSSEALFASNQEFDALLESIRTAKQIQKQTKIERFLFGIKPTTEMQVKGALFQAVYGVRELNRFEGYDRHFMRVSFSSDGKSIAAASEDGRIKLWNLDGGEKATIENKYNSGVRNGNYLVSSVSFSPQSNLIVAASEDGNLKIWNFEGQEIDSLKHQLQDILLTSISSDGTTIAAINIDGKIKVWKRDTQENYSFQLFLEPDFPYVSAFNFSVDGNPIAAAGENAIGENAINYTVKIWNLEGQDPIILNPNWTVTSLNFSPNSDTIILTEGSEVTFWSLEGEKFDDFSDFGVTGSVFSPDGSRIATFGSNIGDIKLWNNFNGRWEIEATLIGHSYTIHDVSFNPINSNMLVSVSADNTVKVWDLEGVQPAKFRTVNGSLGNISLSPNGKFIATVNADRSLKIWDLEGNLQKSFSEEISSFSKITFSSDGKKIVSSHRNKVQIWHTETGENQIIIEQKLPRRPSQRNDFGRANFGKKDRIITVGQEDGTVKILSLDGRVIETLKGGGKIVIYSPNGNILASASKDKTIKLWTAEGLVYEELPPLIGSDSEITSLVFSPDSKTLIAGNENGNILIWKLADRSLKILQGHTNSVGSLNFRPDGLIFVSGSGSSAKSDAGIVKFWSLDGQELKSLKTNSSTVRNLNFTPDGQTLIYGDGGNVNLWNLDLNYLLNKGCNWVRGYLKHNLTISETDRHLCDGIGTAN
- a CDS encoding AAA-like domain-containing protein, producing the protein MNTQTLQALSSLNQSTNFSDDTDLETNFSWENAKEVVNQLLSKNTGKHLTDLEAKILQDAWQGKTYYEMAEKYGYSPEYLNKDVGNKLWKKLSNCLPEKVTKSNFKEALKRAKKSLNTAQVATQEKTSSPVSKITFPEGSVPLYSPFYLQREQIELLSYATIMKPGSLLRIKAPKLMGKTSLITRILAEATNQKYQAVYLNLGSVDRGILTNLDKFLRWLCLKTSKQLNLSNHLNEYWDTDILGSNDNCTGYFEEYLLAEINAPLVLALDEVDRLFPHTEVIEDFFGMLRSWHEKGKMSQLWQKLRLIIAHSTEIYIPLDINQSPFNAGIPIELNEFNEQQVNSLIRLHGLNWHHHQIKQIMAVIGGHPYLLRLTIYYLSSAEIELEQILSEASDESGIYNHHLRGQMLALKQVPELAEAFKIVVNANEPVELDSLKIYKLHSLGLVQRKGNQVVPRCRLYRDYFRRVLS
- a CDS encoding serine hydrolase; translated protein: MKRTVIRICLILLLAFPLLSLNATASTLVSPESGHQLKSTTQMQLALAETSDTTPTQFWWLQGVSPDQIKDKLKQGYRIVDLEVESTNPYRFSTAMVKNEGIYAKKWWWYYGLTSSAVKEKLSQNKARIIDLQVYRVNGQKRYAVVLVSNTGSDAKAWWYYTDLSFDEMMAKARDNNARLVDLETYVVGNKQLFSGVMIRNTGADRKAWWVYSNKSPAFISSKLQENNARLIDIEKRGNNTFTVIMERSEGQGWWWYYGKSAAQVNELWRQNGARIFDIEPYTVNGQKRFAVLMLNNSNALTTRIGEMLRDNTNGAVGLHLQRTNGQVLASLQSDRVFYPASTIKVLEHLHAMRAVAAGDADLDATTLRVYPDVKDSCSERHSGQNFNSETLREALEKMMKSSNNQSTNAIQELFGNGDTARGREVINRMAHNVVGMSNDTAINHKFACGGPNNNPANQLTLKDITLLYQQIATNSNVLDPKTRTTFYQLMLGKTNNLFNFVETVIDDEASKIGVTGTDLQSFKSQIEMAYKAGNIPYNSQINSHISIAGWIEIPFKNRTQIVPRQYTFGIFVDEATQNSVNLASVTAELLREEIRAALKTF
- a CDS encoding Precorrin-3B methylase, whose translation is MILSLNMAKPEKPLTGEALIKEVCRRIRVARGYWDNHNNAACRGERERALALYNTLTKEQKEQIPQQLRVWLRYRSEKYFGAHRTPPKSKRKRKK